A genomic segment from Bubalus bubalis isolate 160015118507 breed Murrah chromosome 5, NDDB_SH_1, whole genome shotgun sequence encodes:
- the TMEM179B gene encoding transmembrane protein 179B isoform X2, with product MALPWLQRVELAFFATAFLCGAVAAAALTRTQGSFRGSCPLYGVAALNGSSLVLSRPTAPSLCSFVAGASGLLALYCLLLLFFWVYTSCIEGSHSCSDAQKTSWIPPGTAVQFYSNLHNAETSSWVNLVLWCVVLVLQVVQWKSEATPSRPLQRGDPEWSSETGALVGPRLSHS from the exons ATGGCGCTGCCCTGGTTGCAGCGCGTCGAACTCGCGTTCTTCGCTACCGCCTTCTTATGCGGAGCCGTGGCGGCCGCGGCGCTGACCCGGACCCAG GGCTCCTTCAGGGGCAGCTGTCCTCTGTATGGCGTGGCCGCCCTGAACGGCTCCTCTCTGGTCTTGTCCCGACCCACGGCCCCATCCCTCTGCTCCTTTGTGGCGGGGGCCTCAGGCCTCCTGGCCCTCTACTGTCTGCTGCTTCTGTTCTTCTGGGTCTACACCAGCTGCATCGAGGGCTCCCACAG CTGCTCTGATGCCCAGAAAACTTCATGGATACCCCCTGGAACCGCTGTGCAGTTTTACTCCAACCTACATAATGCTGAA ACTTCTTCTTGGGTGAATCTGGTATTGTGGTGTGTGGTCTTGGTGCTCCAGGTTGTGCAGTGGAAGTCTGAAGCCACCCCATCCCGCCCTCTGCAGAGGGGGGACCCTGAGTGGAGCTCTGAGACAGGTGCTCTTGTTGGGCCACGCCTTTCCCATTCCTGA
- the TAF6L gene encoding TAF6-like RNA polymerase II p300/CBP-associated factor-associated factor 65 kDa subunit 6L, whose amino-acid sequence MQSSIGAMSEREERRFVEIPRESVRLMAESTGLELSDEVAALLAEDVCYRLREATQNSSQFMKHTKRRKLTVEDFNRALRWSSVEAVCGYGSQEVLPLRPAREGELYFPEDREVNLVELALATNIPKGCAETALRVHVSYLDGKGNLAPQGSVPSAVSSLTDDLLKYYQQVTRAVLGDDPQLMKIALHDLQTNSKIAALLPYFVYVVSGVKSVSHDLEQLHRLLQVARSLVRNPHLCLVPYVRSLVGSVLYCVLEPLAASINPLNDHWTLRDGAALLLSHIFWTYGDLVSGLYQQILLSLQKVLADPVRPLCSHYGAVVGLHALGWKAVERVLYPHLSTYWTNLQAVLDDYSVSNAQVKADGHKVYGAILVAVERLLKMKAQAAEPNKGGPGSRGCQRSDDLPWDSLLLQESPSGGSAEPGFGSGLPMALGGVGPEDPSPSVTLADIYRELYAFFGDSLATRFGTGQPAPTAPRPPGDKKEPATAPDSVRKMPQLTANAMVSPQGDESPRGGGPPSASAPAASESRPLPRVHRARGAPRQQGPGTGTRDVFQKSRFALRGAPYFRFIIAGRQAGRRCRGRLFQTAFPAPYGPSPASRYVQKLPMIGRIGRPARRWALSDYSLYLPL is encoded by the exons ATGCAAAG ctccatcGGGGCCATGTCGGAGCGAGAAGAGCGCCGGTTCGTGGAGATCCCTCGGGAGTCCGTCCGGCTCATGGCAGAGAGTACAGGCCTGGAGCTGAGCGATGAGGTGGCGGCCCTGCTTGCAGAGGATGTGTGCTACCGACTCAGAGAGGCCACCCAG AATAGCTCTCAATTCATGAAACACACCAAACGGCGGAAGCTGACCGTCGAGGATTTCAACAGGGCGCTCCGATGGAGCAGTGTGGAG GCCGTGTGCGGTTATGGATCTCAGGAGGTGCTGCCCCTGCGCCCTGCCAGGGAGGGTGAGCTCTACTTCCCCGAGGACCGAGAGGTGAACCTGGTGGAGCTGGCCCTGGCCACCAACATCCCCAAAGGCTGTGCTGAGACGGCCCTGAGAG TTCATGTCTCCTACCTAGACGGCAAAGGGAACTTGGCCCCTCAAGGATCAG TGCCTAGTGCTGTGTCTTCCCTGACCGATGACCTTCTCAAGTACTACCAGCAAGTGACTCGGGCTGTGCTGGGGGATGATCCACAGCTGATGAAA ATTGCTCTCCACGACCTGCAGACCAACTCCAAGATTGCAGCGCTCCTGCCATACTTTGTGTACGTGGTCAGCGGG GTGAAATCTGTAAGCCACGACCTGGAGCAGCTGCACCGGCTCTTGCAAGTGGCACGGAGCCTGGTTCGGAACCCACACCTCTGCCTGGTGCCCTATGTCCGCTCCCTGGTGGGCAGCGTCCTCTACTGTGTCCTGGAGCCACTGGCTGCCTCCATCAACCCGCTGAATGACCACTGGACGCTGCGGGATGGCGCTGCCCTCCTACTGAGCCACATCTTCTG GACTTATGGGGACCTTGTAAGTGGCCTCTATCAGCAGATCCTGCTCTCCCTGCAGAAAGTCTTGGCGGATCCTGTGAGGCCTCTCTGCTCTCACTACGGGGCTGTGGTGGGCCTGCACGCTCTTGGCTGGAAG GCAGTAGAGAGAGTCCTGTACCCACATCTGTCCACTTACTGGACAAATCTGCAGGCTGTGCTCGACGATTATTCAGTATCGAATGCCCAGGTTAAAGCAGATGGGCACAAAGTCTATGGAGCCATTCTG GTGGCCGTAGAGCGACTGCTGAAGATGAAGGCCCAGGCAGCAGAGCCTAACAAGGGTGGGCCAGGCAGCAGGGGGTGCCAGCGCTCTGACGACCTGCCCTGGGACAGCCTTCTCCTGCAGGAGTCTCCCTCCGGGGGCAGCGCAGAGCCAGGTTTTGGGTCTGGTCTCCCAATGGCTCTTGGAGGCGTGGGGCCAGAGGATCCTTCCCCTTCGGTGACCCTGGCGGACATCTACCGGGAGCTCTACGCCTTCTTCGGTGACAGCTTGGCCACTCGCTTTGGCACGGGTCAACCAGCGCCCACGGCCCCGCGGCCGCCCGGGGACAAGAAGGAACCGGCGACCGCCCCGGACTCGGTGCGGAAGATGCCGCAGCTGACAGCCAACGCCATGGTCAGCCCGCAGGGCGACGAGAGCCCCCGGGGCGGCGGTCCCCCGTCAGCCTCTGCGCCCGCCGCCTCTGAGAGCAGACCGCTGCCCCGCGTGCACCGGGCGCGGGGAGCACCCCGGCAGCAGGGCCCAGGCACTGGCACCCGCGACGTCTTCCAGAAGAGCCGTTTCGCCCTGCGCGGTGCCCCTTACTTCCGTTTCATCATCGCTGGGCGACAAGCAGGGAGGCGATGCCGCGGGCGCCTCTTCCAGACAGCCTTCCCCGCGCCGTACGGGCCCAGCCCGGCCTCCCGTTACGTGCAGAAGCTGCCCATGATCGGCCGCATCGGCCGTCCGGCCCGCCGCTGGGCGCTCTCGGACTACTCGCTGTACTTGCCGCTTTGA
- the POLR2G gene encoding DNA-directed RNA polymerase II subunit RPB7, with protein sequence MFYHISLEHEILLHPRYFGPNLLNTVKQKLFTEVEGTCTGKYGFVIAVTTIDNIGAGVIQPGRGFVLYPVKYKAIVFRPFKGEVVDAVVTQVNKVGLFTEIGPMSCFISRHSIPSEMEFDPNSNPPCYKTMDEDIVIQQDDEIRLKIVGTRVDKNDIFAIGSLMDDYLGLVS encoded by the exons ATGTTTTACCAC ATCTCCCTGGAGCACGAGATTCTTCTGCACCCGCGATACTTCGGCCCTAACCTGCTCAACACGGTGAAACAAAAGCTCTTCACCGAGGTGGAGGGGACCTGCACCGGCAA GTATGGCTTTGTAATTGCCGTCACTACCATCGACAATATCGGTGCTGGTGTGATCCAGCCAGGCCGAGGCTTTGTCCTTTATCCAGTTAAGTACAAGGCCATTGTTTTCCGGCCCTTTAAAGGGGAGGTCGTGGATGCGGTGGTCACTCAGGTCAACAAG GTTGGACTCTTCACAGAAATTGGGCCCATGTCCTGCTTCATCTCTCGACAC TCCATCCCATCAGAGATGGAATTTGATCCTAACTCCAACCCACCGTGTTACAAAACGATGGATGAG GACATTGTGATTCAGCAGGACGATGAGATCCGCTTGAAGATTGTGGGGACCCGTGTGGACAAGAATGACATT tTTGCTATCGGCTCCCTGATGGATGATTACCTCG GGCTTGTGAGCTGA
- the TMEM179B gene encoding transmembrane protein 179B isoform X1: MALPWLQRVELAFFATAFLCGAVAAAALTRTQGSFRGSCPLYGVAALNGSSLVLSRPTAPSLCSFVAGASGLLALYCLLLLFFWVYTSCIEGSHRGPIGLRFALATSAIAIFLVLVCACILRFGTSSLCKSIISLNMTSCSDAQKTSWIPPGTAVQFYSNLHNAETSSWVNLVLWCVVLVLQVVQWKSEATPSRPLQRGDPEWSSETGALVGPRLSHS, encoded by the exons ATGGCGCTGCCCTGGTTGCAGCGCGTCGAACTCGCGTTCTTCGCTACCGCCTTCTTATGCGGAGCCGTGGCGGCCGCGGCGCTGACCCGGACCCAG GGCTCCTTCAGGGGCAGCTGTCCTCTGTATGGCGTGGCCGCCCTGAACGGCTCCTCTCTGGTCTTGTCCCGACCCACGGCCCCATCCCTCTGCTCCTTTGTGGCGGGGGCCTCAGGCCTCCTGGCCCTCTACTGTCTGCTGCTTCTGTTCTTCTGGGTCTACACCAGCTGCATCGAGGGCTCCCACAG AGGCCCTATCGGGCTCCGCTTTGCACTGGCCACCTCAGCTATAGCCATCTTCCTGGTCTTAGTGTGTGCCTGTATCCTTCGATTTGGCACGAGTTCCCTGTGCAAATCCATCATCTCCCTGAACATGACTAG CTGCTCTGATGCCCAGAAAACTTCATGGATACCCCCTGGAACCGCTGTGCAGTTTTACTCCAACCTACATAATGCTGAA ACTTCTTCTTGGGTGAATCTGGTATTGTGGTGTGTGGTCTTGGTGCTCCAGGTTGTGCAGTGGAAGTCTGAAGCCACCCCATCCCGCCCTCTGCAGAGGGGGGACCCTGAGTGGAGCTCTGAGACAGGTGCTCTTGTTGGGCCACGCCTTTCCCATTCCTGA
- the TMEM223 gene encoding transmembrane protein 223 encodes MAAPGRRWSVLLFRALQSLSARRALHDTAPPRDVLLFEHERGRFFAVLGLFCAGQGVFWASLAIASLARPPTPVRPTDAKSPDHGRLDLRSTLWRYGLAVGCGAIGSLVLGAGLLFSLRSVRSVMLRAGGKQVTLTTHAPFGWGAHFTVPLNQVSCMAHRGEVPAMLPLKVKGRRFYFLLDKAGHFPNTKLFDNTVGAYRSL; translated from the exons ATGGCGGCGCCCGGGCGGAGGTGGTCTGTGCTGCTGTTCCGAgcgctgcagtcactgtccgcgcGCCGAGCCCTGCATGATACGGCTCCGCCACGGGATGTGCTGCTCTTCGAGCACGAACGGGGCCGCTTCTTCGCCGTCCTCGGGCTGTTCTGCGCTGGCCAGGGcgtcttctgggcttccctggccattGCCTCCTTGGCCCGACCCCCAACCCCGGTTCGTCCAACAGACGCCAAGTCCCCAGACCATGGCCGCTTGGACCTGCGCTCTACACTCTGGCGTTACGGCCTTGCCGTCGGCTGCGGCGCAATCG GTTCCCTGGTACTTGGTGCTGGTCTTCTCTTTTCCCTCCGCTCTGTGCGCTCAGTGATGCTACGGGCTGGAGGGAAGCAAGTGACCCTCACCACTCATGCCCCCTTTGGTTGGGGTGCCCATTTTACGGTTCCCTTAAACCAGGTATCTTGCATGGCCCACCGGGGAGAAGTCCCTGCCATGTTGCCTCTGAAAGTCAAAGGCCGACGCTTCTACTTCCTGTTGGACAAAGCTGGACACTTCCCCAACACGAAACTTTTTGACAACACTGTGGGTGCCTACCGTAGCTTGTGA